The Gemmatimonadales bacterium genome has a segment encoding these proteins:
- a CDS encoding type II toxin-antitoxin system HicB family antitoxin, translating into MTETGIDRAILFAAWTFRGGPDLDGSGAYVIEIDELPGFFVAADTEDEAIHELTPALAAHLTTLARLGRDVPRPAHPGWLPEVRRTPTPSNARLEVTPRIPELRLQTA; encoded by the coding sequence ATGACCGAAACCGGAATTGATAGGGCGATCCTCTTTGCCGCTTGGACATTCCGTGGCGGCCCCGACCTCGACGGATCGGGCGCCTATGTGATCGAGATCGACGAGCTCCCAGGCTTTTTCGTCGCGGCAGACACTGAGGATGAAGCAATTCACGAATTGACGCCTGCATTGGCCGCGCATCTTACGACGCTCGCGAGGCTCGGCAGAGATGTTCCCCGGCCGGCCCATCCCGGGTGGTTGCCGGAGGTTCGGCGGACGCCGACCCCGTCCAATGCTCGTCTCGAGGTCACGCCGCGAATTCCGGAGCTTCGACTCCAAACCGCCTGA